A region of the Megalops cyprinoides isolate fMegCyp1 chromosome 21, fMegCyp1.pri, whole genome shotgun sequence genome:
aatgaaatgtactgcTATAACCACAGGAGTGCTGCTGCCATTTCCATTATAAGCATGATCCAGTTGTAGACTACTACATTTACTGTGCTAGAGAAGTGTTTTGAATAAACTATTATCGCTACCATAAACTGTCAGTATATCACAAAATACCATTTCCCATGTCCTcagtgtgaagaaaaaaaaagttggttGATCTACTCTCAATTTTTCTAAATGCAGGTAAGCAATAAAGAAAGTTTACATGTATCTGATAAGCCTGGCAACCCTGCTCGAATTCCCGCTTACGCTGAtaggaaccccccccccccccccccccgaatccCCACAAGACAACCGctgcacagcaacacagaccAAAAGTATTACAGCTGTGGAGAATGAGGAACAAAAATACATCTGTTTACATCAAATTTACTTCTTGTCGCTCTCTGGGACTCTGAGAAACGATATCTACATGGATGGATGGATAATGGACTACAACTCCCAAGTGGTCTCTCGCCCCTTCTCCGTCTCAGCTTGATGACCTCAGTGGACTCCTCCCGCCAGACACTGACCCCGCCCCTCTTTCCTGTCCATGAAGATAATgttccttcccattttctccagccattttctctgtcactgcctcactctgaaatgctgtttgtcatcggtttgttttctgttgttgataCGATACAGTGCAGTCCTCCCTCGGGCCTCCCTGTGTCCGGCGAACGAGTCACCGCTCTCTCCTTCTCGTTCTGTCAGGCTTTACATCACTCTATTCCAAACCGTTCTTGCTTTCGCCCCAACCGTGCTCATCAACGGGGACATTAAAATTACTACATTGAAACCTTTTTGCTCATATGCCGAAACTTTacatcccctcctctctcaatctcccccttttcctccatctccccctctctttcacaccctcaccccccccttcctccatcCCTCTTCTCCCcaatctctgcctctctctctccccctttctcccccccacTGTCCCcccttccactctctctccctcttcctctctccctccatctctccctctctgtcactctctctcactcgtaCTCAGCAATCAGCACCATCATTCCCACTCCGAACAGCAGGGCCAGGATCTCCATCAACGACTGGCCCAGAGAGGACCGGCCCACCAGCAGCTCGGGCAGCACCGTCACCGTGGCGATGTAAACAAAACCGCCCGCCGTGAAGGGGAGGATCCAGGCCGTGGCGGCCGCACCCACTCCCTCGGCCAACAGGGAGCAGGCGGTACCCGCCAACGCTCCTATGGCAGTCAGGAGCTGAAGACTCATGGCCTGACaaggcagagagtgagagagagaaggagagaggaggcaggggagagatggacagagagggggagacagacaaagagaaaggggggattgggtaaaagagagggaaataaagTTCAGttattaacattacaaactCAAGGTAAATACAGAAGGCCCACTAAACACAGGTTTTAGTGGCCCAGGCAAACCCAGCGCTGGTCTGGTTATACACATTAACTCACTTCTAGCCAATCACATGCCTTAAGCTGTCCTAAGTGCACTGGGCCGTTGGTCTGATTCAGAAACCTCCCTCTGCCCAGCTCTACTTCAGTGACGATTAGTGCATTCAGCCAGGGAGTCACTGCTGAAGGACAGAATCCTCAGGAGATACGCATACCAATCACGCTCCCCTCTCCCGCCGCGTACCTTCCTCTTGGTGCAGCCTGACTGGACGAGGATGGCGAAGTCGCCGATCTCGTGGGGCACCTCGTGCAGGAGGATGGTGAGGGTGGTGACCGCGCCCACCGCCGGACCCACCAGGAACGAGGCGCCGATGGCCAGCCCGTCCGTGAAGTTGTGCGTGAAGTCGGCTGCCAGGTTCAGGTAGCCTGACACCTTGATGTCTGGTGGGTGGGGCCAAAAAGGGTGACATCATTACTCATGTGcttacacagagcacagtggtCATGGGAAATGGATGTGCACTGATCTGTCAATCACTGAGTTGCTGTAACAGATCAGAATACTCTGCTCCCAACAGTTTAACAATTCGATTGGTGGAAACCAATGCATTAATGGTAAGTGTTACAATTATGCTATGACAGCTCCACCAATAGCAGggctcatgaagcctcactctctcttcacTTGCATGTACTTTACACCTTATCCGTTCGCACTGCTGATCGAGCAAACCCAGGTTTAGCACAACAAAGGTACCACACCTGAGAGCCATCCCAAAACCTTAACTAGTTCCCGCACTGCCACATTCTTTGTAAGCAGTAATACCCCTGCTGCATATACTGGAAAATGGTAACAAATGTTTTCACCAACAGTGTTTATGAGACATAATGAAGTAGACCATGAATGACAACACATGATAGCGTAATGCATCGTAGTGTAATGCTACAAAAGATAATGTAGTGAACCACGAGAGATGTTACAGTGCACAATGACAGGGCTCCAACACCCTCACCGGAGCtcttctcttccttctcctctggtgtctttttgtctgtagtgtcctttttcctttgtttcactCCATCCTTGTCTTcagctgcctcctcttccttctcttccttttcctcctcttcctcctcctctccatcactctctttGGCTTTGGGAGTAGCTGGAATGAGGAGATGGAAAAGCTGCACTTTCATACAATTGAATGTGTCATTTAGCATCTCCCACCGCTGCGCGTCACAACCACCGCGTTGGTCATTTATTTGCAATAGATGCTGAGATAAGACTGCCTCTACTGGCCAAAAACACCACATGCAGCAGCCATCTGGTTTTCCAGGAAGCATCCCCCGTCGCCCCGCCCCAAATCCTCAATACAAGTGCTGACTAAGTCTCAGCTGTACAGTAGAAGTCAACAGGGTGGTAGGTGGTGCTCTGATGGATATATGGATCAAGTAGGGTTTAACCCGTTCCTGCATGATGACCCTAACAAGAACACAGTCGCAAGTGTTCAGCCAGGATAtggtgaacacaaacacaacacaaaattaGATTCTGTCTGCGAGGAGGCAAAGCaaactgtgtatgtgttagtgACCTTTGGTGGTTCCAGAGTGATCTGGTCACCTTACCACAGACACACGGGAAACAGGTCATCTCATTTCAGCAACGTGATACTTTTATTCTTTAAAGCTATTCGGCTTCAGGCCTTGGCAGccaatttgttttgaaagttgGACCTGGAGTGGGCACCTACCGTGGGAGTGGGCgtgtgagtgggagtgggagtgtcCTCCCTTCAGGAGACGCACAAATTTCTCCACCACGAGGAAGGCCACGATTCCGCCCAGGACCCACAGCCCCACTGACATCATGTGGCCGTGGGCTCCACCTGCAGGCGAGACGCGGAACTGcatcagtgagagaaaaagcTCTGACACGCATTCTCAGGCTACATCACGCGCTCACGCCTTATGTTGGACACCGTGGCTTAGATCATTCACTcatacacaacacagacaggaaagacAGGGAAATAAAATGGCTGCATAATCATTTGTTCCCTTTTCCCCTTAATGAAGTTCCTCTCACTTCTCAcaatcaaatttacatttgatttaacAGTTGTTCTGGACATAAGAATCTCCATCTAAATGTACTCAGAAGACTGCTTTATATTACCCAAATCGAAGTGCGCAGAGTCAAAGAAATTACTTACCAAAACTCTGAAATCCGCACCTGCCGAAGCCTAACACACAAGCCATTGCCACTAATACAGACCAATGTCATTAGTCTTTTGCCATTATGCTGGTAAATTACAGGAATACTAATCAAAAactgttttctgaaaacaaatcgAAATTCATTCTAAAATCACACACTGTTAGGATCTATGTACACTACACACTGCATTCCCCCTAGCTTGGCTAAGGTGTTCAAGACAACCCATTTACAGGATCAAAGGGCAAAGGAGCTGGGGTGAGGGAAAAGACAGTGGCAAGAACTTTATTTTCAATGTCAGATTCATTGATTTAGTTTGACATCTTGTCGCTATACAAGATCTTTGTTCCTACCATGCGAGTGGCCATGATCATGTGACTCAGCACTGGCATGTGAATGGCCGTGTTCCGTGTCGCCATGGTGAGAGTGGGGCTCTGAGAaaattaaagagagagagagagagagagagagagagagagagagagagagagagagagagagagagagatgaacacCAAGTCTTCACAGTTCACAGCTCATAATAGGAATTCAAATGGATTCACAGAGAGTCGACGAATttaacacatacacccacactgacaggaCGCGCTTATACACAATTTTAAAGGAGTCCGAGGATCAGAACCGCGTGGGTCCGCCGGGAGAGGAGGATCTGTACGAACCCAGCGCGTGAGGGATGAGGTGCAGGAAGGCGTCTCCCAGGAGCCCACCCGAGGCAAAGCTCAGGAGCACCTTCAGGAGATTCTGGTGCTGGTCCGTGTTGGACTGGACTGGGATGAGGAACAGAATCAGGAAGGGGGCGGCGctg
Encoded here:
- the slc39a7 gene encoding zinc transporter Slc39a7, coding for MRVSHSLLMFALLCVWTLLIATRSSQAHSHSHHGHAHSHGHHGHAHSHGGGGCHGHSHSHEAHGVKMHHGASKWSAEANLPPPEEVHDHGHGHAHEHDHGHGHGHAHEHDHGHGHAHEHDHGHGHAHEHDHGHGHSHEDAHGHSHGAEREKREAEGEKRNMVELWMQAIGATLLISAAPFLILFLIPVQSNTDQHQNLLKVLLSFASGGLLGDAFLHLIPHALEPHSHHGDTEHGHSHASAESHDHGHSHGGAHGHMMSVGLWVLGGIVAFLVVEKFVRLLKGGHSHSHSHAHSHATPKAKESDGEEEEEEEKEEKEEEAAEDKDGVKQRKKDTTDKKTPEEKEEKSSDIKVSGYLNLAADFTHNFTDGLAIGASFLVGPAVGAVTTLTILLHEVPHEIGDFAILVQSGCTKRKAMSLQLLTAIGALAGTACSLLAEGVGAAATAWILPFTAGGFVYIATVTVLPELLVGRSSLGQSLMEILALLFGVGMMVLIAEYE